One Ostrinia nubilalis chromosome 4, ilOstNubi1.1, whole genome shotgun sequence DNA window includes the following coding sequences:
- the LOC135071233 gene encoding guanine nucleotide-binding protein-like 3 homolog encodes MAKFKLKKPSKRQPARLRYKIEKKVRDHNRKLKKEAKKNPKSKKPKTVVVPNVCPFKEEILKEVEAVKKHKEEERQKRKELAKLEKQKKIEEKKNSKISMDTLVANAEARGKVHDVFKSGETQSDDVEFGKDKSQENSLKAYYREFKKVISEADVILEIVDARDPLGTRCIQVEEAVRESGKRLVLVLNKADLVPRDNLTAWLKYLRRTAPAVPFKASTQDQQHNLGRKKMKHVVKEKEMKGSACVGAELLMSILGNYCRNKGLKTSLTAGVVGLPNVGKSSIINSLNRSKACNVGSTPGVTKQMQTVQLDSKIKILDSPGIVFHSGAESDATVALKNAIRVGSLKDPVTPATAILQRANKQTLVDLYSVPVFSTPQEFFASLAQRMGRFKKGGVPDQEAAARILLNDWNTGKVRYFTEPPLTPDSEVHVDAKIVSAAAQEFDINAFEAMETDAMNELSANVAEIEPIKIISTGPVAINDGMQVDEDESSILPKSLNIRSKLDKSNKQNERTKSDPEMSIEGNTKQNKLRKMQFKKDKKKRARNEKVAGNLADVLENVTLTSIKKKDDYNFKEDFSL; translated from the exons ATGGCCAAATTTAAACTAA AAAAACCATCAAAGAGGCAGCCAGCTCGTCTTCGCTACAAAATTGAAAAGAAAGTTAGAGATCACAACCGCAAACTCAAGAAAGAAGCAAAAAAGAATCCTAAATCAAAGAAACCCAAGACGGTTGTGGTGCCCAATGTCTGCCCCTTTAAGGAAGAGATTTTGAAAGAAGTGGAAGCAGTCAAGAAACACAAAGAGGAAGAAAGACAGAAGAGAAAGGAATTGGCAAAGttggaaaaacaaaagaagattgAAGAAAAGAAGAACAGTAAAATCAGTATGGATACCTtg GTTGCAAACGCAGAAGCCAGGGGGAAAGTACATGATGTATTCAAGAGTGGTGAAACACAAAGTGATGATGTTGAGTTTGGGAAGGACAAAAGCCAAGAAAACTCCCTCAAAGCCTATTACAGAGAGTTCAAAAAGGTCATCTCTGAAGCTGATGTCATATTAGAAATTGTTGATGCAAGAGACCCATTAG GTACCCGCTGCATCCAAGTAGAGGAGGCAGTTAGAGAGTCCGGCAAACGGCTCGTTCTAGTCCTTAACAAGGCCGATCTAGTGCCACGTGATAATCTTACCGCTTGGCTGAAGTATTTACGAAGGACAGCTCCTGCCGTACCATTTAAAGCTTCCACACAGGATCAACAGCACAATTTGGGAAGGAAAAAGATGAAGCATGTTGTTAAGGAGAAGGAAATGAAAG gatcagCATGCGTAGGCGCCGAGTTGCTGATGAGCATCCTGGGCAACTACTGCCGCAACAAGGGTTTGAAGACATCGCTCACAGCTGGCGTGGTAGGGCTGCCTAATGTGGGCAAGAGCTCCATCATCAACAGCCTCAACAGGTCCAAGGCATGCAACGTGGGAAGCACTCCGGGTGTCACCAA ACAAATGCAAACCGTCCAACTAGACTCCAAGATCAAGATCCTGGACAGCCCGGGTATCGTGTTTCACTCGGGTGCTGAGTCGGACGCGACAGTCGCGCTCAAAAACGCTATCCGGGTCGGCAGTCTCAAAGACCCGGTTACACCCGCTACAGCCATCCTGCAGAGAGCTAACAAGCAGACGCTTGTCGATCTGTATTCTGTGCCAGTCTTTAGTACGCCGCAG GAATTCTTCGCGAGTTTGGCACAACGCATGGGCAGGTTCAAGAAAGGCGGTGTGCCAGATCAAGAAGCGGCTGCTAGGATTCTGCTCAATGACTGGAATACTGGCAAG GTCCGCTACTTCACGGAGCCGCCATTGACGCCCGATTCAGAGGTACACGTGGACGCAAAGATTGTGTCTGCGGCTGCCCAGGAATTCGACATCAACGCCTTCGAGGCCATGGAGACAGATGCCATGAACGAACTCAGCGCCAATGTTGCTGAAATTGAGCCTATCAAG ATAATCAGCACCGGGCCTGTGGCAATTAACGACGGCATGCAGGTCGACGAAGACGAATCCAGCATACTCCCTAAGTCCTTGAACATACGGTCGAAATTAGACAAAAGCAACAAGCAGAATGAACGCACGAAATCCGACCCAGAAATGTCAATAGAAGGCAACACTAAACAGAATAAATTAAGGAAAATGCAGTTCAAGAAAGATAAGAAGAAAAGAGCAAGAAATGAGAAGGTAGCAGGAAATTTAGCTGATGTTTTAGAAAACGTAACACTGACATCCATTAAGAAAAAAGATGACTATAATTTTAAAGAGGACTTTTCGTTATAG